One Ricinus communis isolate WT05 ecotype wild-type chromosome 1, ASM1957865v1, whole genome shotgun sequence DNA window includes the following coding sequences:
- the LOC8274464 gene encoding AAA-ATPase At2g46620, which translates to MKILCNPFFLLLLTAGLLFLLRVLLIKTGLIFLTKKLWRICEEWFHVYQFFKVPEFNESMQDNQLHRKVSVYLNSLSSIEDSDFTNLFTGKKSNEIILRLDPNQVIDDYFLGTRISWINEVNSGATRALVLKIRKSDKRRILRPYLQHIHTVSDELEQKRELKLYMNNHHQNGRWRFVPFTHPSTFETIAMESDLKTKLKSDLESFLKAKQYYHRLGRVWKRSYLLYGPSGTGKSSFVAAMANFLSYDVYDIDLSKVLDDSHLKLLLLQTTTKSVILVEDLDRFLMDKSTDVSLSGVLNFMDGILNSCCAEERIMVFTMNSKDHIDPAILRPGRIDVHIHFPTCDFSAFKSLANSYLGVKEHKLFPQVEEIFQAGASLSPAEIGELMIANRNSPSRALKSVITALQTEGDCRGSVNIGRRLVESGSKGSFVEVESGENSGIFSRESVNAIKDIRKLYGLLRLRSNRKEQSLDLTMGQKDG; encoded by the coding sequence ATGAAAATTCTTTGTAACCCATTCTTTCTCTTGTTATTAACCGCTGGTTTATTGTTTCTGCTACGGGTTCTTTTAATCAAGACGGGGCTAATTTTCCTAACCAAGAAATTGTGGAGAATATGTGAAGAATGGTTTCATGTGTATCAATTCTTCAAAGTACCAGAATTTAACGAAAGCATGCAAGACAATCAACTTCACCGCAAAGTCTCAGTTTATCTAAACTCTCTATCTTCAATCGAGGATTCTGATTTCACCAACCTTTTCACCGGCAAAAAATCCAACGAAATCATTCTCCGTCTCGATCCAAACCAAGTAATCGATGATTATTTCCTCGGAACTAGAATTTCTTGGATTAACGAAGTTAATTCCGGAGCAACCAGAGCTCTCGTTTTGAAGATCAGAAAATCCGATAAGCGAAGAATTCTCCGTCCTTATCTCCAGCACATCCACACAGTCTCCGACGAGCTTGAGCAAAAAAGAGAATTGAAGCTTTACATGAATAATCATCATCAAAACGGACGGTGGAGATTTGTTCCGTTTACTCATCCGTCAACATTTGAAACAATTGCAATGGAATCTGATCTCAAAACCAAACTAAAATCAGATCTCGAGTCTTTCCTCAAAGCCAAACAGTATTATCATCGGTTAGGTCGTGTTTGGAAGCGAAGTTATCTCTTGTACGGGCCATCAGGTACTGGAAAGTCAAGCTTCGTAGCTGCTATGGCTAATTTTCTCAGTTACGATGTTTATGATATCGATCTTTCAAAGGTTTTGGATGATTCTCATCTTAAATTGCTGCTTCTGCAAACTACAACCAAATCGGTGATTCTAGTGGAAGATCTTGATCGCTTTTTGATGGATAAATCAACGGATGTGAGTTTATCAGGCGTTTTAAACTTCATGGATGGGATTTTAAACTCTTGCTGTGCAGAGGAAAGAATTATGGTTTTTACTATGAATAGTAAAGATCATATTGACCCGGCTATACTAAGGCCGGGTCGGATCGATGTCCATATCCATTTTCCTACATGTGATTTCTCAGCGTTCAAGTCATTAGCGAATAGCTATTTAGGAGTAAAGGAGCACAAGCTGTTTCCACAAGTAGAGGAAATTTTCCAAGCCGGAGCGAGTTTGAGTCCGGCCGAGATTGGTGAACTCATGATTGCGAACCGGAACTCGCCGAGTCGAGCATTGAAGTCGGTTATCACGGCGTTACAAACGGAAGGTGATTGTAGAGGGTCTGTGAATATCGGGCGGAGATTGGTCGAAAGCGGGTCAAAAGGATCATTCGTGGAGGTTGAATCGGGTGAGAATTCGGGGATATTTAGTAGAGAAAGTGTCAATGCAATTAAAGATATCAGGAAATTGTACGGTTTATTGAGGTTGAGAAGTAACAGAAAAGAACAGTCGTTGGATTTGACAATGGGACAGAAGGATGGGTGA